The Styela clava chromosome 10, kaStyClav1.hap1.2, whole genome shotgun sequence genome window below encodes:
- the LOC120338154 gene encoding uncharacterized protein LOC120338154 → MNTSKIVLIILLFVAVGSKATVSSRRRGPIKLTEIICRRCWQKMFSYCQGAVHMVKRSVNSETQKYKDISANIQKSSDSANQLWLSRVRREIYSRRRRGVIRRHIRVQIRSCQVCRELCFY, encoded by the exons ATGAACAcatcaaaaattgttttgattaTACTTCTTTTTGTGGCTGTTGGTTCAAAAGCCACAGTGTCCAGCAGAAGAAGAGGTCCAATAAAATTAACTGAAATTATATGCAGAAGATGTTGGCAGAAAATGTTTTCTTATTGTCAAGGTGCAGTTCACATGGTTAAACGAAGTG TCAATTCCGAAACTCAAAAGTATAAAGACATATCAGCAAATATTCAAAAGTCATCTGACTCTGCCAATCAATTATGGTTATCTCGAGTAAGAAGAGAAATATACTCACGCAGAAGGAGAGGAGTAATTCGACGTCACATCAGAGTTCAAATTAGAAGTTGTCAAGTATGCAGAGAACTTTGTTTCTACTGA